Proteins found in one Panicum hallii strain FIL2 chromosome 4, PHallii_v3.1, whole genome shotgun sequence genomic segment:
- the LOC112888833 gene encoding enhancer of mRNA-decapping protein 4-like isoform X2 encodes MASPSGNPNPAPSAPFELSKLFRPPANPNHPTTAPTPTGVFPGSPVPATGPSPTGPYYHPPATPPFHRGSYLHYPNDPHSFHHPAAAAFANANSTANPIPNPGPGPNPGARLMQLLGNTAPTHLESASSMPPSSEFSAVPAGALPASSSAPPARMPSSKMPRGRLLGLGDRAVHDVDSRLPGEAEPPQLEVTPITKYTSDPGLVLGRQIAVNRTYIVYGLKLGNIRVLNINTALRSLLRGHTQRVTDMAFFAEDVHRLASASVDGRVYVWKIDEGPDEENKSQISGKIEIAIQIIGDAETYHPRICWHSHKQEILYVGIGNFILRIDITKVGRGRDFNTEEPLRCPLDKLIDGVSVVGKHGGDITDISISQWMTTRLASASKDGTVKVWDDRRVAPLSVLKPHDGQAVYSVSFLTAPERPNHINLVTAGPLNREVKIWASTNEEGWLLPSDLETWKCTQTLELVSSLEHRSEEAFFNQVAVLPQASLILLANAKKNAIYAVHVEYGQDPASTRLDYIADFTVTMPILSLTGTHETHPDGEQIVQVYCVQTMAIQQYGLELSLCLPPTADNTGSGRDPALPHLNERLPEMAALEPSTGTTPVESSIAVSTKPSNDSQGTAFTSKMNQAGSPVVLSRHPSVGDRDADQSSFGRKDSFGKEEPRGVQSDGVVTSAETVASGTSQNVEAEAKHVDVRKSNQTVELEAGKETQILPEKKERSVMPSEQTVDAVSERTITDKYSVDDSQSLPDRSVPTLLKQSSGAGDESVVKRATEASEETEHPCASRDLPLPSAIKEGKIIHPQVSGQLSPSTSTFNSADSSQEPRINENPPIDPSLQAAAIQGSLQQLMATYSNLQKQLSMLVSAPIAKEGKRIEASLGRNMEKSIKANIDAMWARFQEENARHEKSERERMQQMATLIASSVNKDIPVMLEKSLKKEISSLGPAVARTTAPIIEKLLSSAVSDSLQKVLGDKVVNQLDKSISTKLEASVARQIQTQFQTSAKQTLQDAFRSSFESSVIPAFEQSCKKIFEQVDGSFQKGMSEHSAAIQQQVLTAHTPLAQTLREAINSASSMNQGATSELLDGQRKLLSLFASASPTSQSTGALQPSNGPVMNLPEVDAPLDPMKELGRLIAERKFDEAFTMALQRSDVSIVSWLCSQVDLQALCGTVPIPLNQGVLLALFQQLACDIANDTSRKLQWMTNVAVAIQPTDPIIAMHVRPIFEQVYGVLAHQRSLPTTNASDATKISLIMHVITSVLMSHK; translated from the exons ATGGCTTCTCCGTCGGGGAATCCTAACCCCGCTCCCAGCGCCCCCTTCGAGCTCAGCAAGCTCTTCCGGCCGCCGGCAAACCCTAACCACCCCACCACCGCCCCGACCCCCACCGGCGTCTTCCCGGGCTCGCCTGTCCCCGCTACCGGGCCATCGCCCACAGGGCCCTACTACCACCCGCCGGCCACCCCGCCCTTCCACCGTGGCAGTTACCTCCACTATCCCAACGACCCCCACAGCTTCCACCaccccgccgcggccgccttCGCCAACGCTAACTCCACCGCAAACCCTATCCCGAACCCAGGCCCGGGCCCGAACCCGGGGGCGCGGCTCATGCAGCTTCTCGGTAACACCGCGCCCACCCACCTGGAGTCGGCGTCGTCCATGCCGCCCTCGTCAGAGTTCTCCGCGGTCCCTGCGGGGGCGCTCCCGGCATCGTCGTCCGCGCCACCGGCGAGGATGCCCAGCAGCAAGATGCCGCGCGGGAGGCTGCTGGGTCTCGGGGACCGAGCAGTGCACGACGTGGACTCGCGGCTGCCAGGGGAGGCAGAGCCGCCACAGCTGGAGGTGACGCCCATAACCAAGTACACCTCGGACCCCGGGCTGGTCCTCGGCAGGCAGATCGCCGTGAACAGGACGTACATCGTGTATGGGCTTAAGCTAGGCAACATCCGTGTGCTCAACATTAACACCGCGCTCCGCTCCCTCCTTCGGGGGCACACACAG AGGGTGACGGACATGGCCTTTTTTGCAGAAGATGTCCATCGTCTAGCAAG TGCAAGTGTAGATGGGCGGGTATACGTTTGGAAGATTGATGAGGGACCTGATGAGGAAAATAAATCTCAAATCTCAGGAAAGATTGAAATCGCCATCCAGATTATAGGAGACGCTGAAACCTATCATCCGAGAATATGTTGGCACTCTCATAAGCAA GAGATTCTGTATGTTGGAATTGGAAATTTCATCCTAAGAATAGACATAACAAAAGTGGGAAGAGGAAGAGACTTCAATACGGAAGAGCCTTTAAGATGCCCACTTGACAAGCTCATTGATGGTGTGAGCGTAGTTGGTAAACATGGTGGAGACATTACTGATATCTCCATAtctcaatggatgactacacgtCTGGCTTCAGCATCAAAAGATGGCACG GTAAAGGTCTGGGATGATCGAAGGGTAGCCCCTCTGTCTGTGCTGAAACCACATGATGGTCAAGCTGTTTACTCGGTTTCTTTCCTTACAGCACCTGAACGACCAAATCATATAAATCTTGTTACAGCA GGCCCGCTCAACCGAGAAGTAAAAATTTGGGCCTCCACTAATGAAGAAGGCTGGTTGTTGCCAAGTGACTTGGAGACATGGAAATGCACTCAAACGTTGGAACTTGTTAGTTCTCTGGAACATAGGTCTGAGGAGGCATTTTTCAACCAAGTTGCAGTGTTGCCACAGGCTAGCCTTATATTGCTTGCAAATGCCAAAAAGAATGCTATTTATGCTGTGCATGTTGAGTATGGTCAAGATCCTGCCTCAACTCGGTTGGACTACATAGCAGATTTTACTGTTACAATGCCCATTTTGAGTCTCACGGGAACACATGAAACCCATCCTGATGGTGAACAAATTGTTCAAGTTTATTGTGTCCAGACAATGGCTATCCAGCAGTATGGGTTGGAGTTATCACTCTGTCTTCCTCCTACAGCTGATAACACTGGATCTGGAAGAGACCCTGCTCTTCCTCATTTAAACGAGAGGCTTCCAGAAATGGCAGCACTGGAGCCTTCCACAGGAACTACTCCCGTTGAATCTTCTATTGCTGTTTCAACTAAGCCATCAAATGACAGTCAGGGCACAG CTTTTACATCAAAGATGAATCAGGCTGGATCTCCAGTTGTCTTAAGTAGACATCCTTCAGTGGGTGATCGTGATGCGGACCAATCATCTTTTGGTAGAAAGGATAGCTTCGGAAAGGAAGAGCCAAGAGGCGTCCAGAGTGATG GTGTGGTCACTTCTGCAGAAACGGTTGCAAGTGGCACCTCGCAGAATGTGGAAGCAGAGGCAAAACATGTAGATGTGAGAAAATCAAATCAAACTGTTGAACTTGAGGCTGGTAAGGAGACCCAAATTCTTcctgaaaaaaaagagagatctGTCATGCCTTCAGAGCAAACTGTAGATGCGGTCAGTGAACGCACAATAACTGACAAGTACAGTGTAGATGATTCACAGTCTCTGCCTGATAGATCAGTACCGACTCTTTTGAAACAGTCTTCTGGGGCTGGAGATGAAAGTGTTGTGAAGAGAGCAACTGAAGCTTCTGAGGAAACTGAACACCCTTGCGCCTCAAGGGATTTACCATTACCCTCAGCTATCAAAGAGGGGAAAATCATACATCCTCAAGTGTCTGGGCAGTTATCTCCTTCTACAAGCACATTCAACTCTGCTGATTCCTCGCAAGAACCTCGAATCAATGAGAACCCTCCTATTGATCCCTCCCTGCAAGCTGCAGCTATTCAAGGATCGCTGCAACAG CTTATGGCCACATATAGTAACCTGCAAAAACAGTTGAGTATGCTTGTGTCTGCTCCAATTGCAAAGGAAGGCAAAAGAATTGAGGCATCACTTGGTCGAAACATGGAAAAGTCCATCAAGGCTAACATTGATGCCATGTGGGCCCGTTTCCAGGAGGAAAATGCAAGGCATGAAAAATCTGAAAGAGAGCGAATGCAGCAGATGGCTACTCTAATCGCGAGTTCTGTAAACAAGGATATTCCTGTTATGCTGGAGAAGTCATTAAAGAAAGAAATATCTTCACTGGGGCCTGCTGTTGCTCGAACAACCGCACCTATCATTGAGAAGCTCTTGTCTTCTGCTGTGTCTGATTCACTTCAG AAAGTGCTGGGTGACAAGGTTGTTAATCAGCTAGATAAGTCTATAAGCACAAAACTTGAAGCTAGTGTTGCTAGGCAGATCCAAACACAGTTCCAGACATCCGCCAAGCAGACACTTCAG GATGCGTTCCGCTCTAGCTTTGAGTCGTCAGTTATTCCAGCGTTTGAACAATCATGCAAGAAAATATTTGAGCAAGTAGATGGTTCATTTCAGAAAGGCATGTCTGAGCACAGTGCTGCTATCCAGCAGCAGGTCCTGACAGCACATACTCCATTAGCACAAACTCTAAGG GAAGCAATCAATTCAGCGTCATCCATGAACCAGGGTGCTACATCAGAGTTACTTGATGGCCAGCGCAAGCTTTTGTCACTATTTGCATCAGCAAGCCCAACATCACAGAGCACAGGTGCTTTGCAGCCCAGTAACGGACCTGTGATGAATCTCCCTGAG GTTGATGCTCCATTGGATCCTATGAAAGAACTAGGCCGACTGATTGCTGAGCGGAAATTCGATGAGGCATTTACAATGGCTCTTCAAAGAAGCGATGTCTCTATAGTTTCTTGGTTGTGTTCTCAG GTTGATTTGCAAGCATTGTGTGGGACAGTTCCCATCCCTCTGAACCAAGGGGTTCTCCTAGCCCTTTTCCAGCAGCTAGCGTGTGACATTGCCAACGACACGTCCCGGAAGCTTCAATGGATGACAAATGTTGCTGTGGCAATACAACCAACAGATCCGATAATCGCAATGCATGTAAGGCCAATATTCGAACAAGTCTATGGTGTCCTGGCACACCAGCGGTCGCTGCCAACAACCAATGCATCAGATGCAACAAAAATCAGCTTAATCATGCATGTGATCACCTCAGTGCTGATGAGCCACAAGTGA
- the LOC112888833 gene encoding enhancer of mRNA-decapping protein 4-like isoform X1, translating to MASPSGNPNPAPSAPFELSKLFRPPANPNHPTTAPTPTGVFPGSPVPATGPSPTGPYYHPPATPPFHRGSYLHYPNDPHSFHHPAAAAFANANSTANPIPNPGPGPNPGARLMQLLGNTAPTHLESASSMPPSSEFSAVPAGALPASSSAPPARMPSSKMPRGRLLGLGDRAVHDVDSRLPGEAEPPQLEVTPITKYTSDPGLVLGRQIAVNRTYIVYGLKLGNIRVLNINTALRSLLRGHTQRVTDMAFFAEDVHRLASASVDGRVYVWKIDEGPDEENKSQISGKIEIAIQIIGDAETYHPRICWHSHKQEILYVGIGNFILRIDITKVGRGRDFNTEEPLRCPLDKLIDGVSVVGKHGGDITDISISQWMTTRLASASKDGTVKVWDDRRVAPLSVLKPHDGQAVYSVSFLTAPERPNHINLVTAGPLNREVKIWASTNEEGWLLPSDLETWKCTQTLELVSSLEHRSEEAFFNQVAVLPQASLILLANAKKNAIYAVHVEYGQDPASTRLDYIADFTVTMPILSLTGTHETHPDGEQIVQVYCVQTMAIQQYGLELSLCLPPTADNTGSGRDPALPHLNERLPEMAALEPSTGTTPVESSIAVSTKPSNDSQGTAFTSKMNQAGSPVVLSRHPSVGDRDADQSSFGRKDSFGKEEPRGVQSDGITISDPRPVFQGGGHATHLITPSEIISGVVTSAETVASGTSQNVEAEAKHVDVRKSNQTVELEAGKETQILPEKKERSVMPSEQTVDAVSERTITDKYSVDDSQSLPDRSVPTLLKQSSGAGDESVVKRATEASEETEHPCASRDLPLPSAIKEGKIIHPQVSGQLSPSTSTFNSADSSQEPRINENPPIDPSLQAAAIQGSLQQLMATYSNLQKQLSMLVSAPIAKEGKRIEASLGRNMEKSIKANIDAMWARFQEENARHEKSERERMQQMATLIASSVNKDIPVMLEKSLKKEISSLGPAVARTTAPIIEKLLSSAVSDSLQKVLGDKVVNQLDKSISTKLEASVARQIQTQFQTSAKQTLQDAFRSSFESSVIPAFEQSCKKIFEQVDGSFQKGMSEHSAAIQQQVLTAHTPLAQTLREAINSASSMNQGATSELLDGQRKLLSLFASASPTSQSTGALQPSNGPVMNLPEVDAPLDPMKELGRLIAERKFDEAFTMALQRSDVSIVSWLCSQVDLQALCGTVPIPLNQGVLLALFQQLACDIANDTSRKLQWMTNVAVAIQPTDPIIAMHVRPIFEQVYGVLAHQRSLPTTNASDATKISLIMHVITSVLMSHK from the exons ATGGCTTCTCCGTCGGGGAATCCTAACCCCGCTCCCAGCGCCCCCTTCGAGCTCAGCAAGCTCTTCCGGCCGCCGGCAAACCCTAACCACCCCACCACCGCCCCGACCCCCACCGGCGTCTTCCCGGGCTCGCCTGTCCCCGCTACCGGGCCATCGCCCACAGGGCCCTACTACCACCCGCCGGCCACCCCGCCCTTCCACCGTGGCAGTTACCTCCACTATCCCAACGACCCCCACAGCTTCCACCaccccgccgcggccgccttCGCCAACGCTAACTCCACCGCAAACCCTATCCCGAACCCAGGCCCGGGCCCGAACCCGGGGGCGCGGCTCATGCAGCTTCTCGGTAACACCGCGCCCACCCACCTGGAGTCGGCGTCGTCCATGCCGCCCTCGTCAGAGTTCTCCGCGGTCCCTGCGGGGGCGCTCCCGGCATCGTCGTCCGCGCCACCGGCGAGGATGCCCAGCAGCAAGATGCCGCGCGGGAGGCTGCTGGGTCTCGGGGACCGAGCAGTGCACGACGTGGACTCGCGGCTGCCAGGGGAGGCAGAGCCGCCACAGCTGGAGGTGACGCCCATAACCAAGTACACCTCGGACCCCGGGCTGGTCCTCGGCAGGCAGATCGCCGTGAACAGGACGTACATCGTGTATGGGCTTAAGCTAGGCAACATCCGTGTGCTCAACATTAACACCGCGCTCCGCTCCCTCCTTCGGGGGCACACACAG AGGGTGACGGACATGGCCTTTTTTGCAGAAGATGTCCATCGTCTAGCAAG TGCAAGTGTAGATGGGCGGGTATACGTTTGGAAGATTGATGAGGGACCTGATGAGGAAAATAAATCTCAAATCTCAGGAAAGATTGAAATCGCCATCCAGATTATAGGAGACGCTGAAACCTATCATCCGAGAATATGTTGGCACTCTCATAAGCAA GAGATTCTGTATGTTGGAATTGGAAATTTCATCCTAAGAATAGACATAACAAAAGTGGGAAGAGGAAGAGACTTCAATACGGAAGAGCCTTTAAGATGCCCACTTGACAAGCTCATTGATGGTGTGAGCGTAGTTGGTAAACATGGTGGAGACATTACTGATATCTCCATAtctcaatggatgactacacgtCTGGCTTCAGCATCAAAAGATGGCACG GTAAAGGTCTGGGATGATCGAAGGGTAGCCCCTCTGTCTGTGCTGAAACCACATGATGGTCAAGCTGTTTACTCGGTTTCTTTCCTTACAGCACCTGAACGACCAAATCATATAAATCTTGTTACAGCA GGCCCGCTCAACCGAGAAGTAAAAATTTGGGCCTCCACTAATGAAGAAGGCTGGTTGTTGCCAAGTGACTTGGAGACATGGAAATGCACTCAAACGTTGGAACTTGTTAGTTCTCTGGAACATAGGTCTGAGGAGGCATTTTTCAACCAAGTTGCAGTGTTGCCACAGGCTAGCCTTATATTGCTTGCAAATGCCAAAAAGAATGCTATTTATGCTGTGCATGTTGAGTATGGTCAAGATCCTGCCTCAACTCGGTTGGACTACATAGCAGATTTTACTGTTACAATGCCCATTTTGAGTCTCACGGGAACACATGAAACCCATCCTGATGGTGAACAAATTGTTCAAGTTTATTGTGTCCAGACAATGGCTATCCAGCAGTATGGGTTGGAGTTATCACTCTGTCTTCCTCCTACAGCTGATAACACTGGATCTGGAAGAGACCCTGCTCTTCCTCATTTAAACGAGAGGCTTCCAGAAATGGCAGCACTGGAGCCTTCCACAGGAACTACTCCCGTTGAATCTTCTATTGCTGTTTCAACTAAGCCATCAAATGACAGTCAGGGCACAG CTTTTACATCAAAGATGAATCAGGCTGGATCTCCAGTTGTCTTAAGTAGACATCCTTCAGTGGGTGATCGTGATGCGGACCAATCATCTTTTGGTAGAAAGGATAGCTTCGGAAAGGAAGAGCCAAGAGGCGTCCAGAGTGATGGTATAACAATTTCTGATCCTCGTCCTGTGTTTCAGGGGGGAGGCCATGCTACGCACTTGATAACTCCATCTGAAATTATTTCAGGTGTGGTCACTTCTGCAGAAACGGTTGCAAGTGGCACCTCGCAGAATGTGGAAGCAGAGGCAAAACATGTAGATGTGAGAAAATCAAATCAAACTGTTGAACTTGAGGCTGGTAAGGAGACCCAAATTCTTcctgaaaaaaaagagagatctGTCATGCCTTCAGAGCAAACTGTAGATGCGGTCAGTGAACGCACAATAACTGACAAGTACAGTGTAGATGATTCACAGTCTCTGCCTGATAGATCAGTACCGACTCTTTTGAAACAGTCTTCTGGGGCTGGAGATGAAAGTGTTGTGAAGAGAGCAACTGAAGCTTCTGAGGAAACTGAACACCCTTGCGCCTCAAGGGATTTACCATTACCCTCAGCTATCAAAGAGGGGAAAATCATACATCCTCAAGTGTCTGGGCAGTTATCTCCTTCTACAAGCACATTCAACTCTGCTGATTCCTCGCAAGAACCTCGAATCAATGAGAACCCTCCTATTGATCCCTCCCTGCAAGCTGCAGCTATTCAAGGATCGCTGCAACAG CTTATGGCCACATATAGTAACCTGCAAAAACAGTTGAGTATGCTTGTGTCTGCTCCAATTGCAAAGGAAGGCAAAAGAATTGAGGCATCACTTGGTCGAAACATGGAAAAGTCCATCAAGGCTAACATTGATGCCATGTGGGCCCGTTTCCAGGAGGAAAATGCAAGGCATGAAAAATCTGAAAGAGAGCGAATGCAGCAGATGGCTACTCTAATCGCGAGTTCTGTAAACAAGGATATTCCTGTTATGCTGGAGAAGTCATTAAAGAAAGAAATATCTTCACTGGGGCCTGCTGTTGCTCGAACAACCGCACCTATCATTGAGAAGCTCTTGTCTTCTGCTGTGTCTGATTCACTTCAG AAAGTGCTGGGTGACAAGGTTGTTAATCAGCTAGATAAGTCTATAAGCACAAAACTTGAAGCTAGTGTTGCTAGGCAGATCCAAACACAGTTCCAGACATCCGCCAAGCAGACACTTCAG GATGCGTTCCGCTCTAGCTTTGAGTCGTCAGTTATTCCAGCGTTTGAACAATCATGCAAGAAAATATTTGAGCAAGTAGATGGTTCATTTCAGAAAGGCATGTCTGAGCACAGTGCTGCTATCCAGCAGCAGGTCCTGACAGCACATACTCCATTAGCACAAACTCTAAGG GAAGCAATCAATTCAGCGTCATCCATGAACCAGGGTGCTACATCAGAGTTACTTGATGGCCAGCGCAAGCTTTTGTCACTATTTGCATCAGCAAGCCCAACATCACAGAGCACAGGTGCTTTGCAGCCCAGTAACGGACCTGTGATGAATCTCCCTGAG GTTGATGCTCCATTGGATCCTATGAAAGAACTAGGCCGACTGATTGCTGAGCGGAAATTCGATGAGGCATTTACAATGGCTCTTCAAAGAAGCGATGTCTCTATAGTTTCTTGGTTGTGTTCTCAG GTTGATTTGCAAGCATTGTGTGGGACAGTTCCCATCCCTCTGAACCAAGGGGTTCTCCTAGCCCTTTTCCAGCAGCTAGCGTGTGACATTGCCAACGACACGTCCCGGAAGCTTCAATGGATGACAAATGTTGCTGTGGCAATACAACCAACAGATCCGATAATCGCAATGCATGTAAGGCCAATATTCGAACAAGTCTATGGTGTCCTGGCACACCAGCGGTCGCTGCCAACAACCAATGCATCAGATGCAACAAAAATCAGCTTAATCATGCATGTGATCACCTCAGTGCTGATGAGCCACAAGTGA
- the LOC112890481 gene encoding chaperone protein dnaJ 11, chloroplastic, translating into MAAAVPLAAPPAFAAPGSPYEALRVGRAATQVEIKAAYRTMAKRLHPDASRASGAAAAFLEIRRAYETLSDPDARARYDRSLGPSHHRPGQGVGGVRVRRWETDQCW; encoded by the coding sequence ATGGCGGCAGCCGTGCCcctggccgcgccgccggcgttcGCGGCGCCGGGGAGCCCGTACGAGGCGCTGCGGGTGGGGCGCGCCGCCACGCAGGTGGAGATCAAGGCCGCGTACCGCACCATGGCCAAGCGCCTCCACCCGGACGCCTCCCGCGCgtccggggcggcggcggcgttcctgGAGATCCGCCGCGCCTACGAGACGCTGTCGGACCCGGACGCCCGGGCGCGCTACGACCGCTCGCTCGGGCCGTCCCACCACCGGCCGGGCCAGGGCGTCGGCGGCGTGCGGGTGCGGCGGTGGGAGACGGACCAGTGCTGGTAG